In a genomic window of Saccharothrix sp. HUAS TT1:
- a CDS encoding rhodanese-like domain-containing protein — protein sequence MTRVTPHELAGLPDVLVVDIRPHHNRAAEGEVPGSIPVERIVLEWRLDPGGEHRIPGFTADTTVVVLCNEGYASSLAARDLQRVGLPRATDLVGGFRAYAAAGLPVRPGATQAVT from the coding sequence TTGACCCGCGTGACGCCGCACGAGCTGGCGGGGTTGCCGGACGTGCTGGTGGTCGACATCCGGCCGCACCACAACCGCGCGGCGGAGGGCGAGGTGCCGGGTTCGATCCCGGTGGAGCGGATCGTGCTGGAGTGGCGGCTCGACCCGGGCGGCGAGCACCGGATCCCCGGCTTCACCGCCGACACCACCGTGGTCGTGCTGTGCAACGAGGGCTACGCCTCCAGCCTGGCCGCCCGCGACCTGCAGCGCGTGGGCCTCCCCCGGGCGACGGACCTGGTCGGCGGCTTCCGCGCCTACGCCGCCGCCGGCCTCCCCGTCCGCCCCGGCGCCACCCAAGCCGTCACCTGA
- a CDS encoding cysteine dioxygenase family protein, producing the protein MTATFARADLHPKLDVRFLRDIIHPERDLWTPRELRELTSTVAAELTTPLLDVLRYDPDGRWWARLGLTEGVELWLLSWLPGQGTEPHDHGGAAGSFTVLTGTLSEDYRYPGGPIRSALRPVGSALGFGAGRAHRVLNTGTTGAASVHAYSPPLVPTREYPSLADIPHDIPPLPAQRLPLEQLRVLADLEGP; encoded by the coding sequence GTGACCGCGACGTTCGCGCGCGCCGACCTGCACCCGAAGCTGGACGTGAGGTTCCTGCGCGACATCATCCACCCGGAACGCGACCTCTGGACGCCGCGCGAGCTGCGCGAGCTGACGTCCACCGTCGCCGCCGAGCTGACCACCCCGTTGCTGGACGTCCTCCGGTACGACCCGGACGGGCGCTGGTGGGCCCGGCTCGGGCTGACCGAGGGCGTCGAGCTGTGGCTGCTGAGCTGGCTGCCCGGCCAGGGCACCGAGCCGCACGACCACGGCGGCGCGGCCGGCTCGTTCACCGTGCTCACCGGAACGCTGTCGGAGGACTACCGCTACCCCGGTGGGCCGATCCGCAGCGCGCTGCGACCCGTCGGCAGCGCCCTGGGTTTCGGCGCGGGGCGGGCGCACCGGGTGCTGAACACCGGGACGACCGGTGCGGCGAGCGTGCACGCCTACTCGCCGCCGCTGGTGCCGACCCGGGAGTACCCGAGCCTGGCCGACATCCCGCACGACATCCCGCCGTTGCCCGCCCAGCGGCTGCCGCTGGAGCAGCTGCGCGTCCTGGCCGACCTGGAGGGTCCGTGA
- the glgX gene encoding glycogen debranching protein GlgX — protein sequence MAADSILLAGRPFPLGAHPEAGGVRFAVSAPPAHAVEVCLISEDGAEERVELTERTFGVWHGLVSGVTPGQRYGYRVHGPYDPSRGLRCNPAKLLIDPYATQITGTLSDLDAALGYVDDPMLGGPSPVDSLGSVPLSVVTSPGGPATGVKPEVPFEEAVIYELHVRGFTKLHPAVPEHQRGTYLGLAHPAVLEHLTRLGVTTVELLPVHAFVDEPSLIRDGRHNYWGYSPLSYFAPHPGYASEPGREVEEFRTMVAALHNAGIEVIIDVVFNHTCEGGPEGPTLSYRGFDAPGYYLHIDGGGTLDITGCGNTTEAGSPQFVRLVTDSLRYWATEMGVDGFRFDLASTLGRPGGGRFDRASAMLTAITADPVLSRCKLIAEPWDATGDGYRVGDFGVQWAEWNGRYRDTVRDFWRGTTSVRDLAYRLSGSSDLYSDDLRRPWQSINFVTAHDGFTLRDLVSYNDKHNLANGEDNRDGTNDNRSWNCGAEGETDDAEVLALRARQARNLFATLALSTGTPMVTAGDEQWRTQGGNNNAYCLDDETAWVDWDLDRAGEAMLAFARRVITLRATSPALRQPQFFDGRTTASGAPDLVWFRPDGEEMAETDWFDEGRRFLGMWIDGSNSLSRSRDGELVSDDSWLLLLHAGADPVDVTLPGPEYGDRYQPAIDSTTADGSPALSGDLAAGASFTMPGRSLLLLRAPN from the coding sequence ATGGCTGCCGACTCGATCCTGCTCGCGGGCCGACCGTTCCCCCTCGGGGCGCACCCCGAGGCCGGAGGTGTGCGCTTCGCGGTCTCGGCGCCACCCGCGCACGCCGTGGAAGTGTGCCTGATCAGCGAAGACGGCGCCGAGGAGCGGGTGGAGCTGACCGAGCGCACGTTCGGCGTGTGGCACGGCCTGGTCTCCGGCGTCACGCCCGGCCAGCGCTACGGCTACCGGGTGCACGGCCCGTACGACCCGTCCCGCGGGCTGCGCTGCAACCCGGCGAAGCTGCTGATCGACCCCTATGCGACGCAGATCACCGGCACGCTGTCCGACCTCGACGCGGCACTGGGCTACGTGGACGACCCGATGCTCGGCGGGCCGTCGCCGGTCGACTCGCTCGGCAGCGTGCCGCTGTCCGTGGTGACCTCGCCGGGCGGGCCCGCCACCGGCGTGAAGCCCGAGGTGCCGTTCGAGGAGGCGGTGATCTACGAGCTGCACGTGCGCGGGTTCACGAAGCTGCACCCGGCCGTGCCCGAGCACCAGCGCGGCACCTACCTGGGCCTCGCGCACCCCGCCGTGCTGGAACACCTGACCCGGCTCGGCGTGACGACGGTGGAGCTGCTGCCGGTGCACGCGTTCGTCGACGAGCCGTCGCTGATCCGCGACGGCAGGCACAACTACTGGGGCTACTCGCCGCTGAGCTACTTCGCGCCGCACCCCGGTTACGCCAGCGAGCCCGGCCGGGAGGTGGAGGAGTTCCGCACGATGGTGGCCGCGCTGCACAACGCGGGCATCGAGGTGATCATCGACGTGGTCTTCAACCACACCTGCGAGGGCGGGCCGGAGGGTCCGACGCTGAGCTACCGGGGCTTCGACGCGCCCGGCTACTACCTGCACATCGACGGCGGCGGCACGCTCGACATCACCGGCTGCGGCAACACCACCGAGGCCGGGTCGCCGCAGTTCGTCCGGCTGGTCACCGACTCGCTGCGGTACTGGGCCACCGAGATGGGCGTGGACGGCTTCCGGTTCGACCTGGCCTCCACCCTGGGCCGGCCGGGCGGCGGCCGGTTCGACCGGGCGTCGGCGATGCTGACCGCGATCACCGCCGACCCGGTGCTGTCGCGGTGCAAGCTGATCGCCGAGCCGTGGGACGCCACCGGCGACGGCTACCGGGTCGGCGACTTCGGCGTGCAGTGGGCCGAGTGGAACGGCCGGTACCGCGACACCGTGCGCGACTTCTGGCGCGGCACGACGAGCGTCCGGGACCTGGCCTACCGGCTGTCCGGGTCGTCCGACCTGTACTCCGACGACCTGCGGCGGCCGTGGCAGTCGATCAACTTCGTCACCGCGCACGACGGCTTCACGCTGCGCGACCTGGTGTCGTACAACGACAAGCACAACCTGGCCAACGGCGAGGACAACCGCGACGGCACCAACGACAACCGGTCGTGGAACTGCGGCGCGGAGGGCGAGACCGACGACGCCGAGGTGCTGGCGCTGCGGGCCCGGCAGGCGCGCAACCTGTTCGCCACGCTGGCGCTGTCCACCGGCACGCCGATGGTGACCGCCGGTGACGAGCAGTGGCGCACGCAGGGCGGCAACAACAACGCCTACTGCCTGGACGACGAGACGGCGTGGGTCGACTGGGACCTGGACCGCGCGGGCGAGGCGATGCTGGCGTTCGCCCGCCGGGTGATCACGCTGCGGGCCACGTCGCCCGCGTTGCGCCAGCCGCAGTTCTTCGACGGCCGGACCACCGCGTCCGGTGCGCCCGACCTGGTGTGGTTCCGACCCGACGGCGAGGAGATGGCCGAGACCGACTGGTTCGACGAGGGCCGCCGGTTCCTCGGCATGTGGATCGACGGGTCGAACAGCCTCTCGCGCTCCCGGGACGGCGAGCTGGTGTCCGACGACTCGTGGCTGCTGCTCCTGCACGCGGGCGCGGACCCGGTCGACGTCACCCTGCCGGGGCCGGAGTACGGCGACCGGTACCAGCCGGCGATCGACTCCACCACCGCCGACGGCTCGCCCGCCCTGTCGGGTGACCTGGCGGCCGGGGCGTCGTTCACCATGCCGGGCCGGTCGTTGCTGCTGCTGAGGGCGCCGAACTGA
- a CDS encoding ABC transporter ATP-binding protein, whose translation MQGVSVRRGKTTLVGDVDWSVELDERWVVLGPNGAGKTTLLRLASAELHPTKGKLHLLGERIGKTDVFELRPRIGLCSAALSGRIPGEEKVVDLVVSAGYAVLGRWREEYDQLDTGRARELLASMGIEHLADRTYGTLSEGERKRTLIARALMTDPEVLLLDEPAAGLDLGGREDLVARLSELAMDPDAPATVLVTHHVEEIPPGFTHVLLLRDGGIVAQGLLDDVLTEENLTKTFDQPLELQRSGDRYFARRKTTQG comes from the coding sequence ATGCAGGGTGTTTCGGTTCGACGGGGCAAGACCACGCTGGTCGGGGACGTCGACTGGAGCGTGGAGCTGGACGAGCGCTGGGTGGTGCTCGGCCCGAACGGGGCCGGCAAGACCACGCTGCTCCGGCTGGCGAGCGCCGAGCTGCACCCGACCAAGGGCAAGCTGCACCTGCTCGGCGAGCGGATCGGCAAGACCGACGTGTTCGAGCTGCGGCCGCGGATCGGGCTGTGCTCGGCGGCGTTGAGCGGTCGCATCCCGGGCGAGGAGAAGGTGGTCGACCTGGTGGTCAGCGCCGGGTACGCGGTGCTGGGCCGGTGGCGCGAGGAGTACGACCAGCTCGACACCGGGCGGGCCCGGGAGCTGCTGGCCTCGATGGGCATCGAGCACCTGGCCGACCGCACCTACGGGACGCTGTCCGAGGGCGAGCGCAAGCGCACCCTGATCGCCAGGGCCCTGATGACCGATCCGGAGGTGCTGCTGCTGGACGAGCCCGCGGCGGGCCTGGACCTGGGTGGCCGCGAGGACCTGGTGGCCCGGCTCTCCGAGCTGGCCATGGACCCGGACGCGCCGGCGACGGTGCTGGTCACGCACCACGTCGAGGAGATCCCGCCGGGGTTCACGCACGTGCTGCTGCTGCGTGACGGCGGCATCGTGGCGCAGGGCCTGCTGGACGACGTCCTCACCGAGGAGAACCTGACCAAGACGTTCGACCAGCCGCTGGAGCTCCAGCGGTCGGGTGACCGGTACTTCGCCCGGCGCAAAACTACCCAGGGGTAA
- a CDS encoding enoyl-CoA hydratase/isomerase family protein encodes MAEFARLEVEDGIGTIRLDRPPMNALNRQVQEEIRAAALEATDRADVYSVIVYGGPKVFAAGADIKEMAELSYAEMAARAGAFTSALRSVEEIPKPTVAAITGYALGGGFELALCADRRIAGDNAKVGQPEILLGVIPGMGGTQRLPRLIGPSRAKDLIYTGRFVGAEEALRIGMVDEVVAPDDVHEAAKRWAGQFVNGPVRAYAAAKAAIDGGLDTDLGSGLKLESQLFAAMFATEDQKTGMASFIANGPGKAEFRGR; translated from the coding sequence GTGGCTGAGTTCGCAAGGCTCGAAGTCGAGGACGGCATCGGCACGATCCGGTTGGACCGCCCGCCGATGAACGCGCTGAACAGGCAGGTCCAGGAGGAGATCCGGGCCGCCGCGCTGGAGGCGACCGACCGGGCCGACGTCTACTCGGTGATCGTCTACGGCGGGCCGAAGGTGTTCGCGGCCGGCGCGGACATCAAGGAGATGGCCGAGCTGTCGTACGCCGAGATGGCGGCCCGCGCGGGCGCGTTCACGTCGGCGCTGCGCTCGGTGGAGGAGATCCCCAAGCCGACCGTGGCGGCCATCACCGGGTACGCGCTGGGCGGCGGGTTCGAGCTGGCGCTGTGCGCGGACCGGCGGATCGCGGGCGACAACGCCAAGGTCGGCCAGCCGGAGATCCTGCTCGGCGTGATCCCCGGCATGGGCGGCACGCAGCGCCTGCCGCGGCTGATCGGGCCGTCGCGGGCCAAGGACCTGATCTACACCGGCCGGTTCGTCGGCGCCGAGGAGGCGTTGCGGATCGGCATGGTGGACGAGGTCGTCGCGCCCGACGACGTCCACGAGGCGGCCAAGCGGTGGGCCGGGCAGTTCGTCAACGGCCCGGTGCGCGCGTACGCCGCCGCCAAGGCCGCCATCGACGGCGGGCTGGACACCGACCTGGGCAGCGGGCTGAAGCTGGAGAGCCAGCTGTTCGCCGCGATGTTCGCCACCGAGGACCAGAAGACCGGCATGGCGTCGTTCATCGCGAACGGCCCGGGGAAGGCGGAGTTCCGTGGCCGTTGA
- a CDS encoding class I SAM-dependent methyltransferase yields the protein MAVDPVDPKPHPHATAEEVQAAYSDPKLANVLYHDWEAGTYDEKWSISYDERCITYATDRFRAVAGDVGPYGHALELGCGTGFFLLNLMQGGVVERGSVTDLSPGMVEVALRNAEQLDLPVDGRVADAERIPYDDDTFDLVVGHAVLHHIPDVAAAMREVLRVLKPGGKFVFAGDPTNVGNFYARKLGQLTWWLTTNVTKLEPLNGWRRPQEELDESSRAAALEAVVDLHTFDPSDLERTARSAGAVGVRAVTEELSAALFGWPVRTFEAAVPREKLGFGWAMFAYRTWQRLSWVDENVLSKVLPREVFYNVSVTGRKPV from the coding sequence GTGGCCGTTGATCCGGTGGACCCGAAGCCGCACCCGCACGCCACCGCGGAAGAGGTCCAGGCGGCGTACTCCGACCCCAAGCTCGCCAACGTGCTCTACCACGACTGGGAAGCGGGCACGTACGACGAGAAGTGGTCGATCTCGTACGACGAGCGCTGCATCACCTACGCCACCGACCGGTTCCGCGCGGTCGCGGGCGACGTCGGGCCGTACGGGCACGCGCTGGAGCTGGGCTGCGGCACCGGGTTCTTCCTGCTCAACCTCATGCAGGGCGGTGTGGTCGAGCGCGGGTCGGTGACCGACCTGTCGCCGGGCATGGTCGAGGTGGCGCTGCGCAACGCCGAGCAGCTCGACCTGCCGGTCGACGGCCGGGTGGCCGACGCCGAGCGCATCCCGTACGACGACGACACGTTCGACCTGGTCGTCGGGCACGCCGTGCTGCACCACATCCCGGACGTGGCCGCCGCCATGCGCGAGGTGCTGCGGGTGCTCAAGCCGGGCGGCAAGTTCGTGTTCGCGGGCGACCCGACGAACGTGGGCAACTTCTACGCGCGCAAGCTCGGCCAGCTCACCTGGTGGCTGACCACGAACGTGACCAAGCTCGAACCCCTCAACGGCTGGCGCCGCCCGCAGGAGGAGCTGGACGAGTCCTCGCGGGCCGCCGCGCTGGAGGCCGTGGTCGACCTGCACACGTTCGACCCGTCGGACCTGGAGCGGACGGCCCGGTCGGCCGGCGCGGTCGGCGTGCGGGCGGTGACCGAGGAGCTGTCGGCGGCGCTGTTCGGCTGGCCGGTGCGCACGTTCGAGGCCGCCGTGCCGCGGGAGAAGCTGGGCTTCGGCTGGGCGATGTTCGCCTACCGGACCTGGCAGCGGCTGTCCTGGGTGGACGAGAACGTGCTGTCGAAGGTCCTGCCCCGGGAGGTCTTCTACAACGTCTCCGTGACGGGTCGCAAGCCGGTCTAG
- a CDS encoding class I SAM-dependent methyltransferase, translating into MAYAFSLDDVAFLRSDAGSAALSALADLPLTPASRLSDARLARQAAPERFAAVLETLLLRRKAAKLAFADGLYTSDALQQATAHPVAAHRARRFTGPAHDVTCSIGADLAALPAGSVGSDLDPVRLAMARYNLGDAVPLVRADALRPVSRGTAVLADPARRDATGRRTWRPEDFAPPLDELASAYADRDLAVKCAPGVDFAVAPWADEVELVSLDGQVREACLWTRGLATPGVARRASVLRSDGPGWTITSADPDDCPVREPGEWLVDPDGAVVRAGLVRHYAARHGLAQLDERIAYLTGPTPPPGVRAFRVVEHGHYSEKALRSVLRAHDVGRLEVLVRGLDVDPNALRPRLKLSGSGEATVALTRIGRRPVYLLARAERT; encoded by the coding sequence GTGGCCTACGCGTTCAGCCTCGACGACGTGGCGTTCCTGCGCTCGGACGCCGGGTCCGCCGCGCTGTCGGCGTTGGCGGACCTACCGCTGACGCCCGCGTCGCGGCTGTCCGACGCGCGGCTGGCCAGGCAGGCGGCGCCGGAGCGGTTCGCGGCGGTGCTGGAGACGTTGCTGTTGCGGCGCAAGGCGGCCAAGCTCGCCTTCGCCGACGGGCTGTACACCTCCGACGCCCTGCAGCAGGCCACCGCGCACCCGGTCGCCGCGCACCGGGCCCGGCGGTTCACCGGGCCCGCGCACGACGTCACGTGCTCCATCGGCGCGGACCTCGCGGCGCTGCCCGCCGGCTCGGTCGGGTCCGACCTGGACCCGGTGCGGCTGGCCATGGCGCGGTACAACCTGGGCGACGCGGTCCCGCTGGTGCGGGCGGACGCGCTGCGGCCGGTGTCGCGCGGCACGGCGGTGCTGGCCGACCCGGCCCGGCGGGACGCGACCGGTCGGCGGACGTGGCGGCCGGAGGACTTCGCGCCGCCGCTGGACGAGCTGGCGTCGGCCTACGCGGACCGCGACCTGGCGGTGAAGTGCGCTCCCGGCGTCGACTTCGCGGTCGCGCCGTGGGCGGACGAGGTCGAGCTGGTGTCGCTGGACGGCCAGGTGCGCGAGGCGTGCCTGTGGACGCGCGGCCTGGCCACGCCCGGCGTGGCGCGGCGCGCGTCCGTGCTGCGGTCCGACGGCCCCGGCTGGACGATCACCTCGGCCGACCCGGACGACTGCCCGGTGCGCGAGCCGGGTGAGTGGCTGGTCGACCCGGACGGCGCGGTGGTGCGGGCCGGGCTGGTGCGGCACTACGCGGCGCGGCACGGGCTGGCGCAGCTGGACGAGCGGATCGCCTACCTGACCGGCCCGACGCCGCCGCCGGGCGTGCGGGCGTTCCGGGTGGTGGAGCACGGGCACTACAGCGAGAAGGCGCTGCGGTCCGTGCTGCGGGCGCACGACGTGGGGCGGCTGGAGGTCCTGGTGCGCGGGCTGGACGTGGACCCGAACGCGCTGCGGCCGAGGCTGAAGCTGTCCGGGTCCGGCGAGGCGACCGTGGCGCTGACCAGGATCGGCCGCCGCCCGGTCTACCTGCTGGCGCGCGCCGAGCGCACCTAG
- a CDS encoding nucleoside hydrolase encodes MTTPLIIDTDPGVDDAFALALAAASPEVELIGVTTVFGNVSLADTTRNALRLLTLLGRDDVPVGVGADRPLVHPHPHLSSAHGSDGLSGFADTLPEPTRGPDPRDAVTLLRELLEGADRPVTIVPIGPLTNIALLLAAHPGLKPKIGRLVVMGGGVSGGNITATAEFNVWSDPEAARRVLVEEDVPTTLVPMDLTRRCAVDSGWLAELARTSDVATALVGLTPDYLASYRRFLGFDGMAVHDAVAVAEAVRPGILAGTPFPVDVDCSSGPNRGALVVDQRLEVDAPKTLDIALDADLDGLRAFLFERLANLAP; translated from the coding sequence GTGACGACCCCGCTCATCATCGACACCGACCCCGGCGTGGACGACGCCTTCGCCCTCGCGCTCGCCGCGGCCAGCCCCGAGGTCGAGCTGATCGGCGTGACCACGGTCTTCGGCAACGTCTCGCTGGCGGACACCACCCGCAACGCCCTGCGCCTGCTCACCCTCCTCGGCCGTGACGACGTGCCGGTCGGCGTCGGCGCGGACCGGCCGCTGGTGCACCCCCACCCGCACCTGTCCAGCGCGCACGGCTCGGACGGCCTCTCCGGCTTCGCCGACACGCTCCCCGAGCCGACCCGCGGCCCCGACCCGCGCGACGCCGTCACCCTCCTGCGCGAACTCCTCGAAGGAGCCGACCGGCCGGTCACGATCGTCCCCATCGGACCGCTCACCAACATCGCCCTGCTGCTCGCCGCGCACCCCGGCCTCAAGCCGAAGATCGGCAGGCTGGTCGTCATGGGCGGCGGCGTGAGCGGCGGGAACATCACGGCCACCGCCGAGTTCAACGTCTGGAGCGACCCGGAGGCCGCCCGCCGGGTGCTGGTCGAGGAGGACGTGCCGACGACGCTGGTCCCGATGGACCTGACCCGCCGGTGCGCAGTCGACAGCGGGTGGTTGGCCGAGCTGGCGCGGACCTCGGACGTCGCCACCGCGCTGGTCGGCCTCACCCCCGACTACCTGGCCTCCTACCGCCGGTTCCTGGGCTTCGACGGCATGGCGGTGCACGACGCGGTCGCGGTGGCCGAAGCGGTCCGGCCGGGCATCCTGGCCGGCACGCCGTTCCCGGTGGACGTCGACTGCTCGTCCGGCCCGAACCGGGGCGCGCTCGTGGTGGACCAGCGGCTGGAGGTGGACGCGCCCAAGACCCTGGACATCGCGCTGGACGCCGACCTCGACGGCCTGCGCGCGTTCCTGTTCGAGCGGCTGGCGAACCTGGCGCCCTAG
- a CDS encoding DapH/DapD/GlmU-related protein has protein sequence MTSMWGAPVWTRWRSSRRDPAQARFLTLASLRWVLRHRAYTPWYLVRYWRLLKFRIANPHVVLRGMVFLGRKVELHCRPGYGRLEIGRWVHIGDGNAIRCHEGSLRIGDKAVFGKDNTVNCYLDVEIGAATLIADWVYVCDFDHVTADVTLPIKDQGIVKTPVRIGPDCWLGTKVTVTRGTRIGRGCVVGAHAVVRGDVPDFKIAVGIPARVVKDRREDYEADAVRRAAVADMARKAEEALERSRNGS, from the coding sequence GTGACGAGCATGTGGGGTGCCCCGGTGTGGACGAGGTGGCGCAGCTCGCGCCGCGACCCGGCGCAGGCCAGGTTCCTCACGCTCGCCTCGCTGCGCTGGGTGCTGCGGCACCGCGCGTACACGCCCTGGTACCTGGTGCGGTACTGGCGGCTGCTGAAGTTCCGGATCGCGAACCCGCACGTGGTGCTGCGCGGCATGGTGTTCCTGGGCAGGAAGGTCGAGCTGCACTGCCGCCCCGGCTACGGCCGGCTGGAGATCGGCCGCTGGGTGCACATCGGCGACGGCAACGCGATCCGCTGCCACGAGGGCTCGCTGCGGATCGGCGACAAGGCCGTGTTCGGCAAGGACAACACGGTGAACTGCTACCTGGACGTGGAGATCGGCGCGGCCACGCTGATCGCCGACTGGGTGTACGTCTGCGACTTCGACCACGTGACCGCCGACGTCACCCTGCCGATCAAGGACCAGGGCATCGTGAAGACGCCGGTGCGGATCGGGCCGGACTGCTGGTTGGGCACGAAGGTCACCGTCACCCGCGGCACCCGGATCGGGCGCGGCTGCGTGGTCGGCGCGCACGCCGTGGTGCGCGGCGACGTGCCGGACTTCAAGATCGCCGTCGGCATCCCGGCGCGGGTCGTGAAGGACCGCCGGGAGGACTACGAGGCCGACGCCGTGCGCCGCGCCGCCGTCGCCGACATGGCCCGCAAGGCCGAAGAGGCCCTGGAGCGGTCGCGCAACGGCTCCTAG
- a CDS encoding winged helix-turn-helix transcriptional regulator produces MYTVPDLRAHGGADAFLRGCASRAVLDLLTNKWVCLVVSALRPGTLRFGELRRRLDGITQKMLTQTLRDLERAGLVHRAVYPSVPPRVEYSLTPLGDNVAGLMDSIRVWSETHIEDIRTAQEEYDRKAGEELQPV; encoded by the coding sequence ATGTATACCGTCCCTGACCTGCGCGCCCACGGCGGCGCGGACGCCTTCCTCCGCGGCTGCGCGTCACGAGCGGTCCTCGACCTGCTGACCAACAAGTGGGTGTGCCTGGTGGTGAGCGCCCTGCGGCCGGGCACGCTGCGCTTCGGCGAACTGCGCCGCCGGCTCGACGGGATCACCCAGAAGATGCTCACCCAGACCCTGCGGGACCTGGAGCGCGCGGGCCTGGTGCACCGGGCCGTCTACCCCAGCGTGCCACCGCGCGTCGAGTACAGCCTCACCCCGTTGGGCGACAACGTGGCCGGGTTGATGGACTCGATCAGGGTGTGGTCGGAGACGCACATCGAGGACATCCGCACCGCGCAGGAGGAGTACGACCGGAAGGCGGGCGAGGAGCTGCAGCCCGTCTAG
- a CDS encoding NADP-dependent oxidoreductase: MTNEMRAVLVEAFGGPEVLRVRELPRPEPELDEVLVEVRAIGLNPADWKVRREGYWLTAPWVPGWDVSGVVVSVPAGENRFAVGDEVFGMPHFPRPGRAYAEYVAAPARHFARKPANIDHVHAAALPLAALTAWQALTEAARVQPGERVLVHAAAGGVGHLAVQLAKTLGAHVVGTASAGKHDLLRRLGADELVDYRTRDFGEVEPVDVVIDLVGGADYERRSMRVLRPGGRYVGVPTPGALPELQAAAEALGVRAATVFVAPDHAALDHLAGLVERGELEVVVAETFPLEDVVKAHEVGEANRTTGKLVLTV; this comes from the coding sequence ATGACGAACGAGATGCGAGCGGTCCTGGTCGAAGCCTTCGGCGGGCCGGAGGTGCTGCGGGTGCGGGAACTGCCGAGGCCCGAGCCGGAGCTGGACGAGGTGCTGGTCGAGGTGCGGGCGATCGGCCTCAACCCGGCCGACTGGAAGGTGCGGCGCGAGGGCTACTGGCTGACCGCGCCGTGGGTGCCGGGCTGGGACGTCTCCGGCGTGGTGGTGTCGGTGCCCGCCGGGGAGAACCGGTTCGCGGTCGGCGACGAGGTGTTCGGGATGCCCCACTTCCCGCGCCCCGGCCGCGCGTACGCCGAGTACGTCGCCGCGCCCGCCAGGCACTTCGCCCGCAAGCCCGCGAACATCGACCACGTGCACGCGGCGGCCCTGCCGCTGGCCGCGCTGACCGCGTGGCAGGCCCTCACCGAAGCCGCCCGCGTCCAGCCGGGCGAGCGGGTCCTCGTCCACGCCGCCGCGGGCGGTGTCGGGCACCTCGCCGTGCAGCTGGCCAAGACCCTGGGCGCGCACGTCGTCGGCACGGCGAGCGCCGGCAAGCACGACCTGCTGCGCCGCCTGGGCGCCGACGAGCTGGTCGACTACCGGACCCGGGACTTCGGCGAGGTCGAGCCCGTGGACGTGGTCATCGACCTGGTCGGCGGCGCGGACTACGAGCGGCGGTCGATGCGCGTGCTGCGGCCCGGCGGCCGGTACGTCGGCGTGCCGACGCCCGGCGCGCTCCCCGAACTCCAAGCCGCCGCCGAAGCACTGGGCGTCCGCGCCGCCACCGTGTTCGTGGCCCCGGACCACGCGGCCCTGGACCACCTGGCCGGCCTGGTGGAACGCGGCGAGCTGGAGGTGGTGGTCGCCGAGACGTTCCCGCTGGAGGACGTGGTCAAGGCGCACGAGGTGGGCGAGGCCAACCGGACCACGGGCAAGCTCGTGCTGACCGTGTGA